One Natronolimnobius sp. AArcel1 genomic region harbors:
- a CDS encoding DsrE/DsrF/DrsH-like family protein: MSTETPADDTDAHPGGSIEVDPAELQALRERVDELEASLADAGEDDDGKKMTIVATKGTFDMAYPPLILASTAAAFDWEVIVFHTFWGLDILHEEKSTTLKLSAVGNPNMPMPNVLAALPGMDRMATRMMEKRIDENGTPTIEDLIALSLEQGVELQACQMTVDLMDYDEDDFYDGVTTGVGAATALQHMAESDVQLLI; the protein is encoded by the coding sequence ATGAGTACAGAGACGCCAGCCGACGACACGGACGCACATCCAGGCGGGAGCATCGAGGTTGATCCTGCCGAACTGCAGGCGCTGCGAGAGCGCGTCGACGAACTCGAGGCCTCACTCGCAGACGCCGGAGAGGATGACGACGGCAAGAAGATGACCATCGTCGCCACGAAGGGGACGTTCGACATGGCCTACCCGCCGTTGATCCTCGCGAGTACAGCGGCGGCGTTCGACTGGGAGGTCATCGTCTTCCATACGTTCTGGGGGCTGGACATCCTCCACGAGGAGAAATCGACGACCCTCAAACTGAGCGCCGTTGGCAACCCGAATATGCCGATGCCGAACGTTCTCGCGGCACTCCCCGGCATGGACCGGATGGCGACGCGCATGATGGAAAAACGAATCGACGAGAACGGCACGCCAACTATCGAGGATCTGATTGCTCTCTCGCTCGAGCAGGGCGTCGAACTGCAGGCCTGTCAGATGACCGTCGACCTGATGGACTACGACGAGGATGACTTCTACGACGGCGTCACCACGGGCGTCGGCGCGGCAACGGCACTGCAGCATATGGCCGAGTCGGACGTGCAACTCCTTATCTGA
- a CDS encoding sulfurtransferase TusA family protein: MSADYDITETLDVKGQSCPMPIVKSKQAIDDLESGDVLEVVATDSGSMSDIRGWAEGTNGVELLEQVESDDLYTHYVKKTD; encoded by the coding sequence ATGAGTGCTGACTACGATATCACAGAGACCCTCGACGTCAAAGGACAGTCTTGCCCAATGCCAATCGTCAAATCAAAACAGGCGATCGATGACCTCGAGAGCGGTGATGTCTTGGAGGTCGTCGCGACGGATTCGGGGAGCATGAGCGATATCCGGGGGTGGGCCGAGGGGACCAATGGCGTTGAACTGCTCGAGCAGGTCGAATCTGATGACCTGTACACACACTACGTAAAGAAGACGGACTAA
- a CDS encoding MBL fold metallo-hydrolase, with protein sequence MSNNNLEPSTVAQRLENGEELFVLDVRNEGEYEEWQIEDSANIPIYDELLEYDFSTLESRLEELPQETEIATICVAGITSTRAAEFLRKQGLDAKSVDDGMNGWGRVHRQYDVDAADGIVQIVRPGTGCVSYLVADSGEAVVVDPSQYIDRYLNAADERDLEITGVIDTHAHADHVSGARQLAGELDVPYYLHDDDTGDLERLTELADGNSISVGERSLDVHHTPGHTPGSVSLQFGDALLSGDTLFLRSVGRPDLEDGDEEAIRTAASNLFDSLEQVTELADDTVVLPGHFNDESVRPLATDLGELRAEATNELLSYVADGDEESFVETIVDSLADEPANFNEIKQINWGKTQPGGDVEELELGPNNCAAN encoded by the coding sequence ATGAGCAATAACAACCTGGAGCCATCAACCGTTGCACAGCGCCTCGAGAACGGGGAGGAACTGTTCGTTCTCGACGTCCGAAACGAAGGCGAGTACGAAGAGTGGCAGATCGAGGACAGTGCCAACATTCCCATCTACGACGAACTCCTCGAGTACGACTTCTCGACCCTCGAGTCCCGGCTCGAGGAGCTGCCACAGGAGACTGAAATCGCGACAATCTGCGTCGCCGGGATTACCTCAACACGCGCCGCCGAGTTTCTTCGCAAGCAGGGCCTCGACGCGAAGTCAGTCGACGATGGCATGAACGGTTGGGGTCGCGTCCATCGCCAGTACGACGTCGATGCGGCTGACGGTATCGTCCAGATCGTCCGCCCAGGAACTGGCTGCGTCTCGTATCTCGTCGCCGACAGCGGCGAGGCTGTCGTCGTCGATCCGAGCCAATACATTGATCGGTACCTGAACGCGGCCGACGAGCGCGATCTCGAGATTACCGGCGTCATCGACACGCACGCCCACGCCGACCACGTCTCGGGGGCGCGTCAACTCGCAGGTGAACTCGATGTCCCGTACTACCTCCACGACGACGATACCGGCGACCTCGAGCGACTCACGGAGTTAGCAGACGGCAACTCGATTTCAGTCGGTGAACGGTCACTCGATGTCCATCACACGCCGGGACACACACCCGGTAGCGTCTCACTGCAGTTTGGCGATGCGCTGCTGTCCGGCGACACGCTCTTTCTGCGCAGCGTCGGCCGTCCCGACCTCGAGGACGGCGACGAAGAGGCGATCCGAACGGCCGCGAGCAACCTCTTCGACAGTCTCGAGCAGGTGACGGAGCTGGCGGATGATACTGTCGTCCTTCCGGGGCACTTTAACGATGAGTCGGTCCGGCCGCTTGCGACTGATCTCGGCGAGTTGCGAGCGGAGGCGACCAACGAACTCCTGAGTTACGTCGCAGATGGTGACGAGGAGTCGTTCGTCGAAACTATCGTCGACAGTCTGGCCGACGAGCCAGCGAATTTCAACGAGATTAAACAGATCAACTGGGGGAAAACCCAGCCTGGCGGCGACGTCGAAGAACTCGAGTTAGGGCCGAACAACTGCGCAGCGAACTGA
- a CDS encoding helix-turn-helix domain-containing protein has product MAQSMAELLQQDMECEGLLECIHGLKQLDKDCFRVMVESDDPLTIDEVAERVDRERSTAYRSIQRLLQSGFIQKEQINYDQGGYYHVYYPTDPNQIAGQMQRTLNDWYAKMGQLIQEFEDKYDHVDEAQATVEG; this is encoded by the coding sequence ATGGCACAATCGATGGCGGAACTGCTCCAGCAGGATATGGAGTGTGAAGGGCTGTTGGAGTGTATTCACGGACTAAAGCAACTCGATAAGGACTGCTTTCGCGTGATGGTTGAAAGCGACGACCCACTCACGATTGACGAAGTCGCCGAGCGCGTCGACCGCGAGCGCTCGACGGCATATCGGTCGATTCAGCGACTGCTCCAGAGTGGCTTTATCCAGAAAGAACAGATCAACTACGATCAGGGTGGGTACTATCACGTCTACTACCCGACAGATCCAAACCAGATCGCTGGTCAGATGCAGCGAACGCTCAACGACTGGTACGCGAAGATGGGCCAACTCATCCAGGAGTTCGAGGACAAGTACGACCACGTCGACGAAGCCCAAGCGACCGTCGAAGGATAA
- a CDS encoding AbrB/MazE/SpoVT family DNA-binding domain-containing protein, producing the protein MSDVALDDRGRLTLPKEIRERYGDRYHVVQLPDGIKLVPIADDPLEALRDEFADVDKSADELRDEARDAAIDEAGR; encoded by the coding sequence ATGTCAGATGTAGCGCTTGATGACCGAGGACGACTCACCCTTCCAAAGGAGATCCGCGAGCGATATGGAGACCGATATCACGTCGTTCAGCTTCCTGACGGCATCAAACTAGTTCCAATCGCTGACGATCCGCTCGAGGCACTCAGAGACGAATTTGCAGACGTCGACAAGTCGGCTGACGAGCTCCGAGACGAAGCGCGTGACGCTGCCATCGACGAGGCTGGACGGTAG
- a CDS encoding PIN domain-containing protein, whose protein sequence is MYAETDFLLALIKDDDWLGEAAETVYQEHRDELWTSHFTLIELLMVAYREDRDTERVVSNAGTLVDVRGDVETVVTAATYVEDHGFTPFDALHLVESNGDTIASSDDTYANVTSRLDLKTVSEE, encoded by the coding sequence ATGTACGCTGAGACGGACTTCCTTCTTGCGCTCATCAAGGACGACGACTGGCTCGGCGAGGCCGCTGAGACAGTCTATCAAGAACACCGAGACGAGTTGTGGACATCACACTTCACACTAATCGAACTCCTGATGGTTGCCTACCGGGAGGACCGTGACACTGAACGCGTCGTTTCGAATGCTGGCACCCTCGTCGACGTGCGCGGTGACGTGGAGACGGTCGTTACAGCGGCGACGTACGTCGAGGACCACGGATTCACACCGTTCGACGCACTGCACCTCGTCGAATCAAACGGCGACACCATCGCCTCGAGTGACGATACGTATGCAAATGTTACGTCCCGTCTTGACCTGAAAACGGTCAGCGAGGAGTGA
- a CDS encoding replication factor C large subunit has translation MSDWTETYRPTTLSEVRGNNKARDKLEEWANTWDDHGEAVIVHGSPGVGKTSAAHALANDMGWPVMELNASDDRQADVIERIAGEAAKSGTLTAGGAGRRLVILDEADNFHGNADYGGSREVTRVVKDANQPIVLVANEFYDMSNSLRNSCETIEFRDVSKRSIVPVLRDICRREGIEYEDAALEKIADATSGDLRSAVNDLQAVADDTGRLTVDDVVTGDRDTTEGIFEFLDTVIKNEDAQGALHASYDVDENPDEMLNWIEDNVPKDYHGAELADAYGFLANADRWLGRVRSSQNYSFWRYATDNMTAGVAASRREPKGGWTRYGPPSYWSKLGRSKGTRNTRDGIAERIAEREGTSVATARREILPYLSAMTHHCKNRDLTLQMTATYDLDESEVSFITGSGKDTNKVQSIVADAEEKQAELAVEHSGSAFFNTGDTEDSSADDETDEADTSEDEADGQATLAASSASTDDRAGDGSSESKQEPEPTEPDEDQSGLSDFM, from the coding sequence ATGAGCGACTGGACCGAGACGTACCGCCCGACGACGCTGTCGGAGGTACGCGGGAACAACAAAGCCCGCGACAAACTCGAGGAGTGGGCAAACACCTGGGACGACCACGGGGAGGCAGTGATCGTCCACGGCAGTCCCGGCGTGGGGAAGACCTCAGCGGCCCACGCGCTGGCCAACGACATGGGCTGGCCGGTGATGGAACTCAACGCCAGTGACGACCGTCAGGCAGACGTCATCGAGCGCATTGCGGGTGAAGCCGCAAAGAGCGGGACGCTCACCGCGGGCGGTGCCGGACGCCGACTCGTAATTTTGGACGAGGCGGACAACTTCCACGGCAACGCAGACTACGGTGGCTCGAGAGAGGTCACTCGAGTCGTCAAAGACGCGAACCAGCCAATCGTCCTCGTTGCGAACGAGTTCTACGATATGAGCAACTCGCTTCGCAATAGCTGCGAGACAATCGAGTTCCGCGACGTCTCCAAGCGCTCGATTGTCCCCGTTCTGCGGGATATCTGCCGACGCGAGGGCATTGAGTACGAAGACGCCGCCCTCGAGAAAATCGCAGATGCGACGAGCGGCGACCTGCGCTCGGCGGTTAACGACCTGCAAGCGGTCGCCGATGACACTGGCCGCTTGACCGTCGATGATGTCGTGACGGGCGACCGCGACACGACAGAAGGCATTTTCGAGTTCCTCGATACCGTCATCAAAAACGAGGACGCACAGGGCGCACTCCATGCATCGTACGACGTCGACGAGAATCCAGACGAGATGTTGAACTGGATCGAAGACAACGTCCCGAAAGACTACCACGGCGCGGAGCTGGCTGACGCCTACGGCTTTCTCGCGAACGCCGACCGCTGGCTCGGCCGCGTGCGCTCGAGTCAGAACTACTCGTTCTGGCGGTACGCAACGGACAACATGACCGCAGGTGTTGCAGCCTCCCGTCGCGAGCCAAAAGGCGGCTGGACGCGCTATGGTCCGCCGAGTTACTGGTCGAAGCTCGGCCGCAGTAAGGGCACACGGAACACGCGCGATGGCATCGCCGAGCGAATCGCCGAGCGCGAGGGGACAAGCGTCGCAACGGCTCGCCGCGAGATTCTGCCCTACCTGTCGGCGATGACTCACCACTGCAAGAATCGCGACCTCACTCTGCAAATGACTGCAACCTACGACCTCGATGAGTCAGAGGTTTCGTTCATCACCGGCAGCGGCAAAGACACGAACAAAGTCCAGTCTATCGTCGCGGACGCCGAGGAGAAACAGGCCGAACTCGCCGTCGAACACTCCGGCTCTGCCTTCTTCAATACCGGCGACACCGAGGACTCGAGCGCGGACGACGAGACTGACGAAGCCGATACCAGCGAGGATGAGGCCGACGGACAGGCAACGCTTGCAGCCTCGAGTGCGTCAACGGACGACAGGGCCGGGGATGGCTCGAGTGAGTCAAAGCAAGAGCCAGAACCGACTGAACCGGACGAGGATCAGTCGGGTCTGAGCGACTTTATGTAG
- the bioD gene encoding dethiobiotin synthase, which yields MAGHSEHSSNATPPVAVVGTGTGVGKTVLTAALTRYAREAGINARAIKPAQTGHPPDDDAAFVAEACGDSDAATCSRYLEPALAPRVAAEVADEQLSYEAILTACRAECERPERAFVEGIGGLRVPLAGDHEVIDLVSDLEASAVVVTRSGLGTLNHTALTVDALEHRGIDVVGIVCNEYTGETLAERTNPDELERMTGYFVETVAPLEGDPETLADGVIEALSSDFLARVASVSD from the coding sequence ATGGCAGGGCACAGTGAGCACTCGAGCAACGCCACCCCACCGGTCGCCGTCGTCGGCACCGGAACCGGCGTCGGCAAAACCGTTCTAACTGCGGCTCTTACACGATACGCTCGAGAAGCGGGAATCAACGCTCGAGCGATCAAACCCGCCCAGACGGGGCATCCGCCCGACGACGATGCGGCGTTCGTCGCCGAGGCCTGTGGCGACAGCGACGCGGCGACGTGTTCACGGTACCTCGAGCCAGCGCTCGCGCCGCGGGTCGCAGCCGAGGTCGCCGACGAACAGCTTTCCTACGAGGCAATTCTAACAGCCTGCCGGGCCGAATGCGAGCGGCCCGAACGCGCGTTCGTCGAAGGAATCGGCGGCCTCCGCGTTCCACTCGCCGGCGACCACGAGGTGATTGATCTCGTTTCCGATCTCGAGGCCAGCGCCGTCGTCGTCACCCGCTCGGGACTGGGCACGCTCAATCACACCGCGCTCACGGTCGACGCACTCGAGCACCGCGGCATCGACGTTGTCGGCATCGTCTGTAACGAGTATACCGGCGAGACGCTCGCCGAACGGACGAACCCCGACGAACTCGAGCGCATGACTGGCTATTTTGTTGAGACAGTGGCGCCACTCGAAGGTGATCCAGAAACGCTCGCAGACGGGGTTATTGAGGCCCTCTCGAGTGATTTTCTCGCGCGAGTCGCGAGTGTCTCTGACTGA
- a CDS encoding 8-amino-7-oxononanoate synthase — MEDRGFDLEGRRSTLEERELKRTLSPVDRVAERGYFAAPSGSDLPVLDADEALVFGSNNYLGLAADQRVQDAARQAAATVGTGAGASRLVTGDTMVHRDLERLLAETKSAERALAFSSGYAANVGTLTALEPDVIFSDELNHASLIDGCHLSGAETVVYDHRDMADLRSKLEARAERAPGETESWLIVTDTVFSMDGTVAPLTAICDLAEEFGAWVMVDEAHATGLYVDGGGVVQAEGLDDRVQIQMGTLSKALASQGGYVAGSTALIECLVNDARSFVFSTGLTPPAAATASEALHLARHTDARERLWENVSHLRDGLETMGFDVPGDSQILPVIVGDRRDALALAAGLRERDIVVPAIRPPSVPEGTSRLRVTPLATHDQSDIVACLEAFRTVGEELGLL, encoded by the coding sequence ATGGAAGACCGCGGGTTCGACCTCGAGGGTCGGCGCTCCACGCTCGAGGAACGCGAGTTGAAACGAACGCTGTCGCCCGTCGACCGGGTTGCCGAGCGGGGCTACTTCGCAGCACCCTCAGGAAGCGATCTGCCGGTGCTCGACGCCGACGAGGCGCTCGTGTTCGGTTCGAACAACTATCTCGGATTGGCTGCCGACCAGCGCGTCCAGGACGCTGCCCGACAGGCCGCCGCGACCGTCGGCACAGGCGCGGGCGCGAGTCGACTCGTCACCGGCGATACGATGGTTCACCGCGACCTCGAGCGTCTGCTCGCCGAGACGAAATCGGCCGAGCGCGCGCTGGCGTTTTCCTCCGGCTACGCTGCAAACGTCGGCACGCTCACCGCACTCGAGCCCGACGTGATCTTTTCGGACGAGTTGAATCACGCGAGTCTGATCGACGGTTGTCATCTCTCTGGCGCCGAAACCGTCGTCTACGACCACCGCGACATGGCGGATCTGCGCTCGAAACTCGAGGCGCGGGCCGAGCGCGCGCCCGGTGAAACCGAATCCTGGCTCATCGTCACCGATACCGTCTTCAGCATGGACGGCACCGTCGCGCCGCTGACTGCGATCTGTGACCTCGCCGAGGAGTTCGGCGCGTGGGTCATGGTCGACGAAGCACACGCAACTGGGCTCTACGTCGACGGCGGCGGCGTCGTGCAGGCTGAGGGCCTCGATGATCGTGTCCAGATCCAGATGGGGACACTCTCGAAGGCACTCGCCAGTCAGGGCGGCTATGTCGCAGGGAGCACCGCCTTGATCGAGTGTCTGGTAAACGACGCTCGCTCGTTCGTCTTCTCGACGGGGCTCACGCCGCCAGCCGCTGCAACAGCCAGCGAGGCGTTACACCTTGCGCGCCACACTGACGCCCGCGAGCGCCTCTGGGAGAACGTCAGTCACCTCCGGGATGGCCTCGAAACGATGGGATTCGACGTCCCCGGAGACTCCCAGATCCTGCCGGTGATCGTCGGCGACCGAAGGGATGCACTAGCGCTCGCCGCGGGCTTGCGAGAACGCGATATCGTTGTCCCCGCGATCCGCCCGCCATCAGTTCCGGAGGGGACGAGTCGACTCCGTGTCACGCCGCTTGCCACGCACGATCAGTCCGATATCGTGGCCTGTCTCGAGGCATTTCGTACCGTCGGTGAGGAACTCGGACTGCTGTAA
- a CDS encoding transcriptional regulator, which translates to MHEITFAVLGTGGIGRRALEVSQHKEALTPVAACDRHGVAIDTDGLAVEELLAATEGNIDSGPDDAATDGGETATTGAHVKQHGTQRGVVASEQATATDDPIQAIIDAGAEIDAVLLALPNYEHDFIPRTADRFIEAGYSGVLIDVLKRSRVIGMLEDRREALEAAGVTFICGAGATPGFLTGAAALAAQSFVDVESVDIWWGVGLKSGYEDNRGTVREDIAHLPGYDIETARDLSDADIEAIIDEHDGVLEFEDMEHADDVLLERAGICDAEDVTVGGILDVRRDEKPTTTTVSVTGTTFDGERATNTFELGDETSMEANVNGPALGYLKAGVRRHRNGEYGVFGPAELLPRF; encoded by the coding sequence ATGCACGAAATCACGTTTGCCGTACTCGGAACCGGTGGTATCGGCCGACGAGCACTCGAGGTCAGCCAGCACAAAGAAGCGCTGACGCCGGTCGCGGCATGCGACCGCCACGGTGTCGCAATTGACACTGACGGACTGGCAGTCGAGGAGTTGCTGGCGGCGACGGAGGGAAACATCGACAGCGGCCCCGATGATGCGGCTACGGATGGCGGTGAGACGGCCACAACGGGCGCTCACGTCAAACAGCACGGCACCCAGCGCGGCGTCGTCGCCTCCGAACAGGCGACCGCAACCGATGATCCCATTCAGGCAATCATCGACGCGGGCGCGGAGATTGATGCGGTGTTGCTTGCGCTGCCGAACTACGAACACGACTTCATCCCGCGAACGGCAGACCGGTTCATCGAGGCCGGCTACTCGGGCGTTCTGATCGACGTGCTCAAACGCTCGCGCGTGATCGGCATGCTCGAGGACCGCCGAGAGGCTCTCGAGGCTGCTGGCGTGACGTTCATCTGCGGTGCAGGCGCAACGCCGGGCTTTCTCACTGGCGCGGCCGCACTCGCCGCTCAATCGTTCGTCGACGTCGAATCCGTCGACATCTGGTGGGGCGTCGGCCTGAAATCGGGCTACGAGGACAACCGCGGCACCGTCCGCGAGGACATTGCCCACCTCCCCGGCTACGATATCGAGACCGCGCGCGACCTCTCCGACGCCGACATTGAGGCAATCATCGACGAGCACGACGGCGTCCTCGAGTTCGAAGACATGGAACACGCAGACGACGTGCTCCTCGAGCGCGCGGGAATCTGTGACGCTGAGGATGTCACCGTCGGCGGCATCCTCGATGTCCGACGCGACGAAAAGCCGACGACGACCACGGTGTCGGTGACGGGGACGACCTTCGACGGCGAGCGGGCGACGAACACGTTCGAGTTGGGCGACGAGACGAGCATGGAAGCGAACGTCAACGGCCCCGCACTGGGCTACCTGAAAGCTGGTGTCCGACGGCATCGAAACGGCGAGTACGGCGTCTTTGGCCCAGCGGAGTTACTTCCTCGGTTCTGA
- the bioB gene encoding biotin synthase BioB yields MVYETGNTTVDDALERVLTGDRLDRTDGVALLAQPVDALAEAGGVVRDRFGDGTVDACSIVNAKAGNCAEDCGFCAQSVHFETGIDTYDFLGPEKILEAAKRAEADGAQRFGIVVAEKGVSKEHRPEEWQEVLESIRLVRDECALEIDASLGILTEEEAEILAEEGIEHYNHNIETSPRYFPKIVDTHSFEDRVKTLEVAKDAGMDLCAGVILGMGETPTDRVEAAIALQEIGISSLPVNILNPVPGTPLAEQGVEITREEIIKTVAVYKLLHPESRVRLTGGREVNLTPDEQHLPLEAGADGLLTGDYLTTEGQSPAEDLEIIERAGLEPNRSVNEFDPAVVKERHERQDETVATSTTAESGDD; encoded by the coding sequence GTGGTTTACGAGACTGGAAATACGACGGTTGATGACGCCCTCGAGCGCGTACTCACTGGTGATCGCCTCGATCGAACTGACGGTGTTGCGCTCCTTGCCCAACCGGTTGACGCGCTTGCTGAAGCCGGCGGTGTCGTTCGAGATCGATTCGGCGATGGCACCGTTGACGCTTGTTCGATCGTCAACGCGAAGGCGGGAAACTGCGCCGAAGACTGTGGCTTCTGTGCCCAATCAGTCCACTTTGAGACTGGCATCGACACCTACGATTTTCTTGGTCCTGAGAAGATTCTCGAGGCCGCAAAGCGCGCTGAAGCCGACGGCGCACAGCGTTTCGGGATCGTCGTCGCCGAGAAAGGCGTCTCGAAGGAACACCGGCCCGAGGAGTGGCAGGAGGTCCTCGAGTCGATTCGCCTCGTCCGCGATGAGTGTGCCCTCGAGATCGACGCCTCGCTGGGGATCCTCACCGAAGAGGAAGCCGAGATCCTCGCCGAAGAGGGAATCGAACACTACAATCACAACATCGAAACCTCGCCGCGGTACTTCCCCAAAATCGTCGACACCCACAGTTTCGAGGACCGAGTGAAGACGCTCGAGGTAGCCAAAGACGCCGGGATGGACCTCTGTGCCGGCGTTATCCTCGGGATGGGCGAGACACCGACGGATCGCGTCGAGGCGGCGATTGCGCTCCAGGAGATCGGCATCTCCTCGCTGCCGGTGAACATCCTCAATCCCGTCCCGGGAACGCCGCTGGCCGAACAGGGCGTCGAGATCACCCGCGAGGAGATTATCAAGACCGTCGCGGTGTACAAACTGCTCCATCCCGAGTCTCGAGTGCGCCTGACGGGCGGTCGCGAGGTCAATCTCACACCCGACGAACAACATCTGCCCCTCGAGGCCGGCGCGGACGGCCTCCTTACTGGTGACTATCTCACGACCGAAGGCCAATCGCCCGCCGAAGACCTCGAGATCATCGAGCGCGCGGGTCTCGAGCCGAATCGGTCGGTCAACGAGTTCGACCCTGCGGTGGTGAAAGAGCGCCACGAGAGACAGGACGAGACAGTCGCGACGAGCACGACCGCAGAGTCGGGCGACGACTGA
- the sucD gene encoding succinate--CoA ligase subunit alpha, whose protein sequence is MSVLVDDDTRVVVQGITGGEGKFHAEQMMEYGTNVVAGAVPGKGGQEAAGVPVYDTVHEAVEEENADTSVIFVPPAFAGDAVFEALDTDLDLAVAITEGIPTQDMARVNKRLTETDTRLIGPNCPGLITPGEAKLGILPGNIFSDGNVGLVSRSGTLTYQVVDNLTNRGIGQTTAIGIGGDPIIGTDFVDALELFENDDETEAIVMCGEIGGEDEEEAAAFIDEHVDTPVAGFIAGRTAPPGKRMGHAGAIVSGSGTGTAESKISALNDAGVPVGDTPEEVADHIEEFLG, encoded by the coding sequence ATGAGCGTACTAGTCGACGACGACACGCGCGTCGTGGTACAGGGAATTACGGGCGGGGAAGGCAAGTTCCACGCCGAACAGATGATGGAGTACGGCACGAACGTCGTCGCCGGTGCGGTCCCCGGCAAAGGCGGGCAGGAAGCCGCTGGCGTGCCGGTCTACGATACGGTCCACGAAGCCGTCGAAGAAGAGAACGCCGACACGTCGGTCATTTTCGTCCCGCCAGCGTTCGCGGGCGACGCGGTCTTCGAGGCACTCGACACGGATCTCGACCTCGCCGTCGCGATTACGGAAGGCATTCCGACGCAGGACATGGCGCGCGTCAACAAGCGCCTCACCGAGACGGACACGCGACTTATCGGTCCGAACTGTCCTGGCCTCATCACGCCTGGCGAGGCCAAACTCGGTATCCTCCCTGGAAACATCTTTTCGGATGGGAACGTCGGTCTCGTCTCCCGCTCGGGGACGCTGACCTACCAGGTCGTCGATAACCTGACCAATCGCGGCATCGGTCAGACCACCGCCATCGGTATCGGTGGCGACCCAATTATTGGAACGGACTTCGTCGACGCCCTCGAACTCTTCGAGAACGACGACGAAACCGAGGCAATCGTCATGTGCGGTGAGATCGGTGGCGAAGACGAAGAGGAAGCTGCCGCGTTCATCGACGAGCACGTCGACACGCCCGTCGCTGGCTTCATCGCCGGCCGAACGGCACCGCCAGGGAAGCGCATGGGCCACGCCGGCGCAATCGTCTCCGGCTCCGGTACTGGGACGGCAGAGAGCAAGATCTCAGCACTCAACGACGCTGGCGTCCCTGTTGGCGATACGCCAGAAGAAGTCGCGGATCACATCGAAGAGTTCCTCGGCTAA